A single region of the Salvia splendens isolate huo1 chromosome 18, SspV2, whole genome shotgun sequence genome encodes:
- the LOC121777975 gene encoding peroxidase 51-like has product MAPPQITTLSLSLLLILLCGSASAQLRQNYYSNTCPDVENIVLKAVTAKFSQTFVTVPATIRLFFHDCFVSGCDASVIVASTPGNTAEKDHPDNLSLAGDGFDTVIKAKAAVDAVPKCRNKVSCADILALATRDVISLSGGPTYPVELGRLDGLSSTSASVEGNLPKPTFNLNQLNSMFASRGLSQADMIALSACHTVGFSHCDKFSNRIYNFSPQNPVDPTLNRTYATQLQGMCPRNVDPRIAIDMDPATPRKFDNVYFKNLIEGKGLFTSDQVLFTDSRSKSTVNQWASNPKEFNDAFITAITKLGRVGVKTGRNGNIRFDCGRFN; this is encoded by the exons ATGGCTCCACCTCAAATCACAACCCTATCCCTTTCTCTACTTCTAATCCTCCTCTGCGGCTCCGCCTCGGCCCAGCTCCGCCAGAACTACTACAGCAACACCTGCCCCGACGTCGAAAACATCGTGCTCAAGGCCGTCACAGCCAAGTTCAGCCAGACCTTCGTCACGGTCCCCGCCACCATCCGCCTCTTCTTCCACGACTGCTTCGTATCC GGGTGCGATGCCTCGGTGATCGTGGCGTCGACTCCAGGCAACACGGCCGAGAAGGATCACCCCGACAACCTCTCCCTCGCCGGAGACGGATTCGACACCGTGATCAAGGCCAAAGCCGCCGTCGACGCCGTCCCCAAGTGCCGGAACAAGGTCTCCTGCGCGGATATTCTCGCCTTGGCTACTCGCGATGTCATTAGCCTG TCCGGTGGGCCAACGTATCCAGTGGAATTGGGAAGGCTGGATGGACTTAGTTCAACTTCTGCGAGTGTTGAAGGCAATTTGCCGAAGCCAACTTTCAATTTGAATCAATTGAATTCCATGTTTGCTTCAAGAGGCCTCTCTCAAGCTGACATGATTGCTCTGTCag CGTGCCACACTGTAGGATTCTCGCACTGCGACAAATTCTCGAACCGAATCTACAACTTCAGCCCGCAAAACCCGGTTGACCCGACCCTGAACAGGACCTACGCGACCCAACTACAAGGCATGTGCCCGAGAAATGTGGACCCGAGGATCGCCATTGATATGGACCCGGCAACTCCACGGAAATTCGACAATGTCTACTTCAAAAATTTAATTGAGGGGAAGGGCCTCTTCACCTCGGACCAGGTGCTCTTCACCGACTCGAGATCGAAGAGCACGGTCAATCAATGGGCTTCGAACCCGAAAGAGTTTAACGACGCTTTTATCACAGCCATCACTAAATTGGGCCGGGTCGGGGTCAAGACCGGGAGGAATGGTAACATCCGGTTTGACTGTgggagatttaattaa
- the LOC121776191 gene encoding scarecrow-like protein 32: MMQFSESFPPPPPPPPLPHQIVPNKPARLWPGLPSPKLQASFGDANCMEQLLVHCANAIETNDATLAQQILWVLNNIAPPDGDSGQRLTCGFLRALISRATRIGSCKLLPDVAVFIPNHKFSITELAGFVDLTPWHRFGFTAANAAVMEAVEGRSVVHIVDLSLTHCMQIPTLIDSFSTRPEGPPFLKLTVAGATEDFPPMLDLSYEDLGAKLINFARSRNVAMEFRVVPSSSSDGFSSLIDHLKITGAGGSNSEALIVNCQMLLHYIPDLQTLGASSPRSAFLKAVRGLNPCTVLLVDEDADFTSENLVARLRSAYNYLWIPYDTVETFLPRESRQRQWYEADMCWKIENVVAQEGPQRVERLEPKGKWVQRMRGAGFRGAGFSEEAVAEVKSMLDEHAAGWGMKREEQDLVLTWKGHNVVFATAWLPA, encoded by the coding sequence ATGATGCAATTTAGTGAGAGCTtccctcctccgcctccgcctccgcctctgccTCATCAAATTGTCCCAAATAAGCCCGCCCGGCTCTGGCCGGGCCTCCCGTCTCCGAAGCTGCAGGCCAGCTTCGGAGACGCCAACTGCATGGAGCAGCTTCTCGTCCACTGCGCCAACGCCATCGAGACCAACGATGCCACGCTGGCGCAGCAGATCCTGTGGGTCCTCAACAACATCGCCCCGCCCGACGGCGACTCCGGCCAGCGCCTCACCTGCGGGTTCCTCCGCGCCCTCATCTCCCGCGCCACGAGGATTGGCAGCTGCAAGCTCCTCCCCGACGTGGCCGTCTTCATCCCCAACCACAAATTCTCCATCACCGAGCTCGCCGGCTTCGTCGACCTCACCCCCTGGCACCGCTTCGGCTTCACCGCCGCCAACGCCGCCGTGATGGAGGCCGTGGAAGGCCGCTCCGTCGTCCACATCGTCGACCTCAGCCTCACCCATTGCATGCAGATCCCAACCCTCATCGACTCATTCTCCACCAGACCAGAGGGCCCGCCGTTCCTCAAGCTCACCGTCGCCGGCGCCACCGAGGATTTCCCCCCGATGCTCGACCTCTCCTACGAGGACCTCGGCGCCAAGCTCATCAATTTCGCCAGATCCCGAAACGTAGCGATGGAGTTCAGAGTCgtcccctcctcctcctccgacgGCTTCTCCTCCCTCATCGACCACCTCAAAATCACCGGCGCAGGCGGCAGCAACAGCGAGGCACTCATCGTAAACTGCCAGATGCTGCTTCACTACATCCCCGATTTACAAACCCTAGGCGCGTCCTCGCCACGCTCGGCGTTCCTGAAGGCCGTGCGGGGGCTGAACCCCTGCACGGTCCTTCTGGTGGACGAGGACGCGGATTTCACGTCAGAGAATCTGGTGGCGAGGCTGAGATCGGCGTACAACTACCTGTGGATACCGTACGACACGGTGGAGACGTTCCTGCCGCGGGAGAGCAGGCAGAGGCAGTGGTACGAGGCGGACATGTGCTGGAAGATCGAGAACGTGGTGGCGCAGGAGGGGCCGCAGAGGGTGGAGCGGCTGGAGCCGAAGGGGAAGTGGGTGCAGAGGATGAGGGGCGCCGGGTTTCGGGGGGCCGGGTTCAGCGAGGAGGCGGTGGCGGAGGTGAAGAGCATGCTGGATGAGCATGCGGCCGGGTGGGGGATGAAGAGGGAGGAACAAGATCTTGTGCTTACTTGGAAAGGGCATAATGTAGTGTTTGCAACTGCTTGGTTGCCTGCTTGA